The following are encoded in a window of Pseudomonadota bacterium genomic DNA:
- a CDS encoding Hpt domain-containing protein — MTTKRTTVTHANPQTQVKTTAGDMQVSDPPVLDHETLRSLADAIGWQKVSHFIRDFTDHANNHRDAMRTALASGDFDALYRSAHMLVSVSGSLGAVATSTLCDKLQKAAQAAEAAAASTLFDEVDHAIDLALGELQELVVKTKS, encoded by the coding sequence TTGACCACCAAGAGAACAACGGTGACTCACGCCAACCCCCAAACCCAAGTCAAGACCACAGCCGGCGACATGCAGGTATCGGATCCGCCCGTTCTGGACCACGAGACCCTGCGGTCGCTGGCGGACGCGATCGGCTGGCAGAAGGTCAGCCACTTCATCCGCGACTTCACCGATCACGCCAACAATCACCGCGATGCGATGCGCACCGCGCTTGCCAGTGGCGACTTCGACGCGCTCTACCGCTCCGCTCATATGCTGGTATCGGTGTCCGGCAGTCTGGGCGCGGTCGCCACCTCCACGCTCTGCGACAAGCTGCAAAAGGCGGCGCAGGCGGCAGAGGCCGCAGCGGCCAGCACGCTATTTGACGAGGTCGATCACGCGATCGATCTTGCGCTGGGCGAACTCCAGGAACTGGTGGTCAAGACCAAGTCCTGA
- the gshB gene encoding glutathione synthase, whose amino-acid sequence MSLAVAIQMDPIETIDIDADSTFVLALEAQERGHGLYHYLPSDLMFRDGRVSAYARPLVVRREKGNHATLGKGQLIDLSIMDVVLMRQDPPFDMSYITATHLLEHIHPDTLVVNDPVHVRNAPEKLFITHFDGVMPPTLITSNAEAVRDFRADHKDIIVKPLYGNGGAGVFHVTPEDENLNALLEMFTAMYREPVIVQQYLPEVRAGDKRIILIDGKAAGAINRVPPEGEARSNMHAGGKPLAATLTKREREICDAIAPALVERGLIFVGIDVIGDYLTEINVTSPTGLQEINRYDGVKLEAQIWDAIEKRRNGR is encoded by the coding sequence ATGAGCCTTGCGGTCGCGATCCAAATGGATCCCATCGAGACCATCGACATCGATGCCGACAGCACCTTTGTCCTGGCGTTGGAAGCGCAGGAACGCGGGCACGGCCTTTACCACTACCTGCCGAGCGATCTGATGTTCCGCGACGGCCGTGTCTCGGCCTATGCGCGCCCGCTGGTGGTGCGTCGCGAAAAGGGCAACCACGCGACGCTCGGCAAGGGGCAGCTGATCGACCTCTCGATCATGGACGTGGTGTTGATGCGCCAGGACCCGCCCTTCGACATGTCCTATATCACCGCAACCCACCTGCTGGAGCACATCCACCCCGACACATTGGTGGTCAACGACCCGGTCCACGTGCGCAACGCGCCGGAGAAACTCTTCATCACCCATTTCGACGGTGTGATGCCGCCGACGCTGATCACGTCGAACGCCGAGGCGGTGCGCGACTTCCGCGCCGATCACAAGGACATCATCGTCAAGCCGCTCTACGGCAATGGCGGCGCCGGTGTATTCCACGTGACGCCGGAAGATGAGAACCTGAACGCGCTGCTGGAAATGTTTACGGCGATGTACCGCGAGCCGGTGATCGTGCAGCAATATCTTCCGGAAGTGCGGGCCGGTGACAAACGCATCATCCTGATCGACGGCAAGGCGGCTGGCGCGATCAACCGGGTGCCGCCGGAAGGCGAAGCCCGCTCGAACATGCATGCTGGTGGCAAACCCCTGGCAGCGACCCTGACCAAACGCGAACGGGAGATCTGCGATGCCATCGCCCCGGCGCTGGTCGAGCGCGGTCTGATCTTTGTCGGCATCGACGTCATCGGCGACTATTTGACCGAGATCAACGTGACGTCACCGACGGGCTTGCAGGAGATCAACCGCTATGACGGTGTGAAGCTGGAAGCGCAGATCTGGGATGCGATCGAGAAGCGGCGCAACGGCCGCTGA
- a CDS encoding BON domain-containing protein: protein MVLRSLITLLVSTLSALSLSACGPGMWIGAGATAGVAVAEERSIGDQVEDTTLFVEISERLFRYNEELFQEVSVDVTEGRVLLAGVVDTPEDRVDAVRLTWEVKGVKEVANEIQVTEGGFAYYADDVWISTQLRNDLLWDKDIASINYNVETVHGVIYLTGIAKSQAELNRVVAHARTIPKVRDVVSYVRVITPAQST from the coding sequence ATGGTGTTGCGCAGCCTGATCACACTCCTGGTTTCGACGCTGAGCGCGCTTTCGTTGAGCGCTTGCGGGCCTGGCATGTGGATTGGCGCCGGCGCCACGGCAGGTGTGGCCGTCGCCGAGGAACGCTCGATTGGCGATCAAGTCGAGGACACCACCCTCTTCGTCGAGATCAGCGAGCGACTGTTTCGTTACAACGAAGAATTGTTCCAAGAGGTATCCGTTGACGTCACGGAAGGCCGGGTGCTTCTGGCCGGCGTAGTCGACACGCCTGAAGACCGGGTCGACGCGGTACGCCTGACTTGGGAGGTCAAGGGCGTCAAGGAGGTCGCAAACGAGATCCAGGTGACCGAAGGCGGCTTTGCGTACTACGCCGATGACGTCTGGATCTCGACCCAGCTGCGCAACGATCTGCTGTGGGACAAGGATATCGCGTCGATCAACTACAACGTCGAGACCGTCCACGGCGTGATCTACCTTACCGGAATCGCCAAGAGCCAGGCCGAGCTGAACCGGGTGGTCGCCCATGCCCGCACGATCCCGAAGGTGCGCGATGTCGTCAGCTATGTTCGCGTAATCACGCCGGCGCAGTCGACTTGA
- a CDS encoding YraN family protein, with protein MTTTDKRRRAEGFGRFGEAIAVWLLRVKGYRIVERRARTPAGEIDILASRGRVLVAVEVKARRAPGEELVTTRQQQRVVRALESYVAYRPQFQGFTWRIDLIVVRPWRLPRHEVDAWRDDR; from the coding sequence ATGACCACGACCGACAAGCGCCGGCGCGCGGAAGGTTTTGGCCGCTTCGGCGAGGCGATCGCAGTCTGGCTGCTGCGTGTGAAGGGTTATCGGATTGTCGAACGGCGCGCCCGCACACCGGCCGGCGAAATCGATATCCTGGCCAGTCGCGGCCGCGTTCTGGTCGCCGTCGAGGTCAAGGCGCGCCGCGCGCCGGGCGAAGAGCTCGTTACCACCCGCCAGCAACAGCGGGTCGTCCGCGCGCTGGAGAGCTACGTCGCATATCGGCCACAGTTCCAGGGCTTTACTTGGCGTATCGACCTGATCGTTGTCAGACCATGGCGCCTGCCCCGTCACGAGGTTGACGCGTGGCGCGACGATCGATGA
- a CDS encoding penicillin-binding protein activator, translated as MAVCFGVERLDWRGWSWLVVSVALFMALAACQAKPTQVESSPIDERPDVVEPLEIEPPVVIVDENALPPEELTPYGVAAPGVKRIALLLPLTGPHADLGQAMADAAALALFDINSPDLELIVRDTAGTAMGAETAARDVVAANPDLIVGPLFATDVEAVSRVARQAGINMISLSSDRRAAINGAYIMGLDPFQQVDRVVSYAAEQGYTRFATLAPGGSFGSQMVQALRDSALAHGVEVVGVSFYDPASQDLADVVRGFTSYDGRRAALNAQIAELQAQNDEVSRAAIERLKTMEIAGTLDFDALFLPESGAELRTLAGYLSFYGVDPGSVRILGLSSWEDPTLLTEPGLAGAWFATTPSDRREWFFARFEETYGEEAPRLATLTYDAVALAAALMRNGVSGDFSDAALTDWRGFGGVEGLFRFKTNGVPERGLAVVEIERGGFKIVSPAPTSFPGPVVSWLELK; from the coding sequence ATGGCAGTGTGTTTTGGGGTGGAACGGTTGGATTGGCGGGGCTGGTCATGGCTTGTGGTCAGTGTGGCACTCTTCATGGCGCTCGCCGCCTGTCAAGCCAAGCCGACCCAGGTCGAGTCCTCGCCCATCGACGAGCGTCCGGACGTGGTCGAGCCGCTCGAGATCGAGCCGCCGGTCGTGATAGTCGACGAAAACGCGCTGCCGCCTGAAGAGCTGACGCCTTATGGCGTCGCCGCGCCCGGCGTCAAACGCATTGCGCTGTTGCTGCCGTTGACCGGCCCGCATGCGGACTTGGGCCAGGCAATGGCCGATGCGGCAGCGCTTGCCTTGTTCGATATCAACAGTCCCGACCTGGAGCTGATCGTCCGTGATACGGCGGGTACGGCGATGGGCGCCGAAACCGCAGCCCGCGACGTGGTCGCCGCCAACCCGGACCTGATCGTCGGGCCGCTGTTCGCGACCGATGTCGAGGCCGTGTCTCGGGTCGCCCGGCAGGCAGGCATCAACATGATCTCGTTGTCGTCGGACCGGCGCGCGGCGATCAACGGCGCCTACATCATGGGCCTCGACCCGTTCCAGCAAGTCGACCGGGTTGTCAGCTATGCCGCCGAGCAGGGTTACACGCGCTTTGCCACCCTGGCGCCCGGCGGCTCGTTCGGCTCCCAGATGGTCCAGGCACTCAGGGATTCCGCCCTGGCCCACGGCGTCGAGGTCGTCGGCGTCTCGTTCTATGACCCCGCCTCCCAGGACCTGGCCGACGTGGTGCGCGGTTTCACCAGCTACGATGGCCGCCGCGCCGCGCTGAACGCGCAGATCGCCGAGCTTCAGGCCCAGAACGACGAGGTCTCGCGCGCCGCCATCGAACGGCTGAAGACGATGGAGATCGCCGGCACGCTCGATTTTGACGCGCTCTTTCTGCCCGAGTCCGGGGCCGAGCTGCGCACGCTGGCGGGGTACCTCTCGTTCTATGGCGTCGATCCCGGCAGCGTCCGGATCCTGGGTTTATCGAGCTGGGAGGATCCGACGCTGTTGACCGAGCCCGGCCTGGCCGGCGCCTGGTTCGCCACCACGCCGTCGGACCGGCGCGAATGGTTCTTCGCGCGGTTCGAAGAGACCTATGGCGAAGAGGCGCCCCGTCTGGCGACGCTCACCTATGACGCGGTGGCGCTGGCGGCGGCGTTGATGCGCAATGGCGTCTCCGGTGACTTCAGCGATGCCGCCCTGACCGATTGGCGCGGTTTCGGCGGTGTCGAGGGCCTGTTCCGCTTCAAGACCAACGGCGTGCCCGAACGCGGCCTGGCCGTGGTTGAGATCGAACGGGGCGGTTTCAAAATTGTCAGCCCAGCGCCGACCAGCTTCCCGGGTCCGGTGGTGTCCTGGCTGGAGCTCAAGTAG